Proteins encoded in a region of the Quercus lobata isolate SW786 chromosome 8, ValleyOak3.0 Primary Assembly, whole genome shotgun sequence genome:
- the LOC115956596 gene encoding uncharacterized protein LOC115956596, which translates to MATRMVLGNTKVPFHILHNRIVQKCNGINNTSKVAAYNIVFKKRECGFFGFDLKGEEGVVAVDKGERASGGVFVEKADKKTGLVNGYFAKDQTRVVKVASQRRVDDDDDEELDDELDGFDEDEWDDEDEYVDDDFVEEEDEDDDDFQARKRK; encoded by the coding sequence ATGGCAACCAGAATGGTACTTGGAAACACCAAAGTTCCCTTCCATATCCTTCACAATCGCATCGTCCAGAAATGCAATGGCATAAACAATACCTCCAAGGTGGCTGCTTATAACATTGTATTCAAAAAAAGAGAATGTGGGTTCTTTGGGTTTGATCTAAAGGGGGAGGAGGGTGTTGTAGCTGTTGACAAAGGCGAGAGGGCTAGTGGTGGCGTCTTTGTTGAGAAAGCTGATAAAAAAACTGGTTTGGTAAATGGGTATTTTGCCAAGGACCAGACTCGGGTTGTAAAGGTTGCTAGTCAGCGACGTgtcgatgatgatgatgatgaggaattGGATGATgagttggatgggtttgatgaaGATGAGTGGGATGATGAGGATGAGTATGTTGATGATGACTTTGTTGAGGAAGAGGATGAAGATGACGATGATTTTCAAGCTAGGAAGAGGAAGTGA